TCGTCTTAACAAGTGCGCATgcgtggtatttttttttttttctcatactaTCACCCAGTGTGCCTGCGCCATACTTTTAACCGATTCATTTGGCGCGGGTATTtcggaaataaaaatacaaaaaattgagattagacgaataaataaataaataaaaataataaataaacaagtgaaaaataaaaatagaaaaaaaaagtaaaatttttcacagatCGTACGGCGAaaaatttcggaattttttacgtttgaaatttattatttttttttttttattttaaataaaattattttttttatcatttttatataaataaataacatttgtccttcaaattttatttatttttattttttttattttgcctgCGACATTACCCTTTCggaatattttaatgtttacgATCAAATaagcattatgagtcgtgcacttttggattttccaaacttttttattctattagttcacacatttcttattgaaacaaaagaatgtaagtgaaaataagaatccgggaaaattgaggttttcaattttcttaagtttgtttgtatacatataaatacaattagtaTCAACTTTCGAATAAGCGATTTGGCATAATGGTTAACAGTTCAGGTTTTAAATCGTTAGGACTCGGGATCGAGCCCACGAGTTggcgagtttttttttttttttttttttgtcatgacagttattgtacatataactttataatgttatatataattatatataattaaataaaattttatataattatatataatttttgttccggGTAGATCGGTTTAATGCTGCAAAAATGCCGAAAATATGCTGTATAATTACGGTTTTAATGctgttaaaataccgtattttttctgttttattaccgtaaatattctgaatttttttcgtaaatttttggtaGTAATGCGGCAAAAACACTGGccaaaataacttgaataatACCATATTTATGCAGTATTTATACCGTATAATTCCGGTATTATTTCGGTATTTCCAAAACCGCGAGGGTTACCATAACAGATAAATTGAATCAATAAGTATACAATAACTTTTTCAACCTATGAATTATTACTACGCAGTGCATGACTTATATTCAATTTCATTATATTAAATGcatcaacaaataaaattattttccaccCTATTCGATGTCCATCAAAGACCACTTGGAAAAGTAGTCTGCCACGTCATATCGTGACAAGATTTCGGAGTGAAAGTTTATTTCatcacaacaaaaataaaaatgaataatctgagtaaatttttcttgtcaaGAATAAATGTACTaggatttataattatattttttaaaatatttggacTTGCGCCATTCAATGTGACTATTTCGCCTAAATCAGACGGTGGGAAACAGCCGTCAGTTTTCTTGGCGTATTCATTGAAaggaaatatatacaattttattctatcTCTTGTCAGTAGTTacttattaattcattatataatatattaccATCAATTGGAACCACGTGATACCTTAGAAAAGTGGGTTGTAATGAGTGTTTTATTTGTTGCACcagttataatattatattactgTCTCAAACAGCAAGAACTGATAAACATAATAAATCAACTATCAAAACTAGAGTCCAAACTAGTCGATCAATTCAACCAATCGGTTTCTCGCAACCGAATGAATATGGCATAcgaaataaagttatttaccGCGCAAATATTGTTAATGCTAATTTATTGTGTAactatttatatcaaatttaaagagatgaataaattgataattattttttcgggttttattatcaatatactGTTGTTCCAGTATGCacttctaattaattatataaacaaACGACTAACTTATATGAATGAGCTACTTTCATCATTAATCATGTTATACGATGTTGATAATAACTATCGTGACATAATATTTATCACAAGCACGACTCAAGATGACATGATTTTTAGAACCATAATTTTAGTACGAGAATTGCAACGAAAGCTgtgtgaaatatttaaaagtttgtcGAAATTTTACTCACGGCCTATTTTAATtggagttttattattttgcgttAGACTAATACATTATTCATTTGTGTTTCTGAAACGATTTTTTGGTACTAAGAGCAGATTTGATATTGTTTTGTTGATAAAGGAGCCAGCTACTGTGCTCAaggaaatatttatcattgtGATTTTGACACATCATATGAATCAATTAACATTAGaggtattttttatacattttttatttatttatttgttgatgtgattagtttttaaaaattactttttctgGTTCATAGATGCGGAGAACTGGGGAAATTATCTACAATATAATGGATAGATTTTCAAGACATGGTGGAATTCAATCcgaagtaaatatataatagtacATTGCATGGCGAGTAGGTTAGGTAAGTCTTTATCCGGGAAGCACAATGTTTTTAACACGAGTCATAGGTACACATGTACGAGCACCCGCGAGTGCTTAGTGTGCACTGAAGATGAGTGCTAAGAACATTGTGTTTGACGGATAAAGAATTAACCTACGTGCTATGCAGTATACTTcattcaacaattatttaatttttgcgaATTATTATGTCAGCAAAGTAAACCCTAAATCAGGTGAggatatatattagggtgggttgaaaaaaaactttttttccgtttttcttagcatgggggtaaaatttgtaccttataaaaaaaaaaaatttttcaagaaaaaaaa
This window of the Microplitis mediator isolate UGA2020A chromosome 8, iyMicMedi2.1, whole genome shotgun sequence genome carries:
- the LOC130673140 gene encoding putative gustatory receptor 28b codes for the protein MNMAYEIKLFTAQILLMLIYCVTIYIKFKEMNKLIIIFSGFIINILLFQYALLINYINKRLTYMNELLSSLIMLYDVDNNYRDIIFITSTTQDDMIFRTIILVRELQRKLCEIFKSLSKFYSRPILIGVLLFCVRLIHYSFVFLKRFFGTKSRFDIVLLIKEPATVLKEIFIIVILTHHMNQLTLEMRRTGEIIYNIMDRFSRHGGIQSELEQFSIEVLHRKIPNSVYGLFTIDGSLVTSIVRSTITYMVILVQCYDVFDPASRTEDLLSIEINNNYSYICDTSCA